The Vidua macroura isolate BioBank_ID:100142 chromosome 11, ASM2450914v1, whole genome shotgun sequence genome includes a region encoding these proteins:
- the ORC6 gene encoding origin recognition complex subunit 6: MERGAVRAMAARLGLAEPALLRKAEEYLRLSQVKCTGLMAQMTATSSAVMCLDLAASFMKQPVDRSYCVKLSGLNKTTYQSSMKSLECLLGVNQRLGMRDLAVQFCCSEAVNMASEILQRYECSLSEAQRADLDFSKPLFLTAALCTACRCLKLKVDKTKMVATSGVKKAIFDRLCNQLEKISQQLSKDVPLAAETPDSLQSTLEQCEQEDGSEEDEELPCKRPKTETDQDYEEWKKKILENAAKARDTRSTDSVMPASNVTAACS; the protein is encoded by the exons ATGGAGCGAGGGGCCGTGCGGGCCATGGCGGCGCGGCTGGGCCTGGCCGAGCCCGCCCTGCTCAG aaaagctgaggagTATCTGCGGCTGTCCCAGGTGAAGTGCACGGGGTTAATGGCTCAAATGACGGCGACAAGCAGTGCTGTGATGTGCCTGGACCTGGCGGCGAGTTTCATGAAACAACCAGTTGACAGA AGCTATTGTGTTAAACTCTCTGGTTTGAACAAGACCACCTACCAGAGCTCCATGAAGTCTTTGGAGTGTTTGCTAGGGGTGAACCAAAGGCTGGGGATGCGAGACTTGGCTGTGCAGTTCTGCTGCTCAGAGGCAGTGAACATGGCTTCAGAGATCCTGCAGAG GTATGAGTGCAGCCTCTCGGAAGCACAGCGAGCGGACCTGGATTTCTCCAAACCCTTGTTTctgacagctgctctgtgcactgCATGCAG GTGTTTGAAGCTAAAAGTGGACAAAACTAAAATGGTGGCTACATCTGGAGTGAAAAAAGCAATATTTGACCGGCTGTGCAATCAGCTGGAGAAGATAAGCCAGCAACTCAGCA aagatGTTCCACTGGCTGCAGAGACACCTGACAGCTTGCAGAGCACCCTGGAGCAGTGTGAGCAGGAAGATG GCTCTGAAGAGGATGAGGAACTGCCATGTAAACGGCCAAAGACTGAAACAGATCAGGACTATGaggaatggaaaaagaaaatcctggaaaacGCTGCTAAGGCACGAGACACAAGGAGTACTGACTCTGTAATGCCAGCCAGTAATGTAACTGCTGCTTGCTCTTAA
- the MYLK3 gene encoding myosin light chain kinase 3: MSAGSLDLAEGNALTKFQPAKVNSLSTVDKKLYLLNEKVDKLLHFQEDLTGKLQRVDRGIAGVENGINKLTVSRAAPDDTDALQKGLKEPDSAAQADVQSMCSEVLNLMRAAQLDASKHKERLAKIEKRVDTLDKVITFVGEVLKNSKVVDFILKGIVPWKKGSLLEIPVEDCARIMFTLVIVAGLLRAVIKRAKDKSEESGAKPKHVLSNRGTQTESKKLLEETKSVKKLDENKGACEKVNTSSAVAHKADSKPQLKDRTAQQQGVEGAGKTQSSKSCPQQKDIDVKAVNQHNGLPFIHQDHAGNQNAPAKAQKVDRAPGLDECHRQLVHQKPGKNENKAPAAGAASREAVPSTSRAISDTGCEVTHTRISISVHMTDMKEKIEMAKEGNVSDSRGKSSKVKSTPADLKGVKPDKLKIQQSPKNISSKPNSEVKGDNKQNELAPQTGKQKPFLSKPKPGEKAEEKSELKCEPITSQNISAKEPVKDAGVKVKIHQETAKAEKSPTDTKSERRESETAGGSRHDAQQCTGEAPEKTKSLVAGRALPTQGEIIDDSPSPPAPFEHRIVSVKQAEVTTSYSVCRHEVLGGGRFGQVHKCTEISTGLNLAAKIIKVKGAKEKEEVKNEINIMNQLNHVNLIQLYDAFEAKNNITLIMEYLDGGELFDRITDENYHLTELDAILFTKQICEGVHYLHQHYILHLDLKPENILCVNRTGNQIKIIDFGLARRYKPCEKLKVNFGTPEFLAPEVVNYDFVSFPTDMWSVGVITYMLLSGLSPFLGETDAETMNYVVNCSWDFDAEAFEQLSEDAKDFISRLLVKEKSCRMSATQCLKHEWLNNLPAKAQKCKLRLKSQLLLQSYMAHRTWKKHFYVVAAANRLKRFQSMSVKLA, translated from the exons ATGTCTGCAGGGAGCTTGGACCTCGCAGAGGGAAACGCCCTGACAAAGTTTCAGCCTGCAAAAGTGAACAGTTTAAGTACGGTGGACAAAAAACTGTATCTCTTGAACGAAAAGGTGGACAAACTGTTGCATTTCCAAGAAGACCTGACAGGCAAACTGCAGCGGGTGGACAGAGGCATTGCTGGTGTAGAAAATGGCATTAACAAGCTCACAGTATCCCGGGCAGCTCCTGATGACACAGATGCTCTGCAGAAAGGCCTGAAGGAACCGGACAGCGCTGCCCAGGCTGACGTCCAGAGCATGTGCTCAGAAGTGTTGAATTTGATGAGAGCTGCCCAGCTAGATGCCTCCAAGCATAAGGAGAGGCTGGCAAAGATAGAGAAAAGGGTTGATACCCTGGATAAAGTTATTACATTTGTGGgagaagtattaaaaaattcTAAAGTAGTGGATTTCATTCTCAAAGGCATTGTGCCCTGGAAGAAGGGGAGTCTGCTGGAAATCCCGGTTGAG GATTGTGCCAGAATAATGTTCACCCTGGTCATTGTTGCAGGTTTGCTTAGAGCTGTAATAAAAAGG GCCAAAGATAAGTCTGAGGAGAGTGGTGCAAAACCTAAGCATGTGCTTAGTAACAGAGGAACCCAGACTGAAAGCAAGAAGCTTCTGGAAG AGACAAAAAGCGTGAAAAAGCTGGATGAAAACAAGGGAGCATGTGAGAAGGTGAACACTTCCAGTGCTGTAGCCCACAAAGCTGACTCCAAACCCCAGCTTAAAGACAGGACAGCGCAGCAGCAAGGGGTAGAAGGTGCTGGCAAAACACAGAGCTCTAAGAGCTGTCCACAGCAAAAGGACATCGATGTCAAAGCTGTGAATCAGCACAATGGTCTTCCCTTCATACACCAAGATCATGCAGGCAACCAAAATGCTCCTGCTAAAGCACAGAAGGTGGACAGAGCCCCAGGCCTTGATGAGTGCCACAGGCAGCTTGTTCATCAGAAACCTgggaagaatgaaaacaaagctcCGGCGGCGGGTGCGGCATCCCGGGAAGCTGTGCCCTCCACGTCCCGGGCCATATCTGACACGGGGTGTGAAGTGACACATACCAG GATATCCATCAGTGTACATATGACTGACATGAAAGAAAAGATTGAGATGGCCAAGGAGGGAAACGTAAGTGACAGCAGAGGTAAAAGTTCCAAAGTGAAATCCACACCAGCAGACTTGAAAGGAGTCAAGCCtgacaaattaaaaattcaacagAGTCCTAAAAACATCAGCTCCAAGCCAAATTCAGAAGTTAAAGGGGACAATAAGCAAAATGAACTTGCACCTCAAACAGGGAAGCAAAAGCCATTCCTGAGCAAACCCAAACCAGGTGAAAAAGCTGAAgagaaatcagaattaaaatgtGAGCCCATAACCTCACAGAATATCTCTGCAAAGGAGCCTGTGAAAGATGCAGGGGTAAAAGTGAAAATACATcaagaaacagcaaaagcagaaaaatccccAACAGATACCAAGTCTGAGAGGAGGGAATCTGAGACTGCAGGGGGAAGCAGACATGATGCTCAGCAGTGTACAGGAGAGGCACCAGAGAAGACCAAGTCTCTGGTAGCTGGCAGAGCTCTTCCCACTCAAGGAGAAATCATTG ATGACAGcccctctcctccagctcctttcGAGCACCGCATCGTGAGCGTCAAGCAGGCGGAGGTGACCACGAGCTACTCCGTGTGTCGTCACGAGGTGCTGGGGGG GGGGCGTTTTGGGCAAGTCCACAAGTGCACGGAAATATCGACGGGGCTCAACCTGGCAGCCAAAATCATAAAAGTGAAAGGAGCCAAAGAGAAG gaggaagtaaaaaatgaaattaacatCATGAACCAGTTAAATCACGTGAATCTGATCCAGCTTTATGATGCTTTTGAAGCCAAAAATAATATCACTTTGATAATGGAATA TCTTGATGGTGGGGAATTATTTGACCGGATCACAGATGAAAATTACCATCTGACAGAGCTGGATGCCATCCTGTTCACCAAACAGATTTGTGAAGGAGTCCACTACTTGCACCAGCATTACATTCTCCACTTAGATCTGAAG CCTGAAAACATCCTATGTGTAAATCGCACAGGAAACCAGATTAAAATTATTGACTTTGGATTAGCAAGGAG GTACAAACCCTGTGAGAAGCTGAAGGTGAATTTTGGGACTCCGGAGTTCTTGGCCCCCGAAGTGGTGAACTATGACTTTGTTTCCTTCCCCACGGACATGTGGAGCGTGGGTGTCATCACATACATGCT gctTAGTGgcctgtccccattcctgggagAGACTGATGCAGAGACAATGAATTATGTAGTCAATTGCAGCTGGGATTTTGATGCAGAAGCATTTGAACAGCTCTCAGAGGACGCCAAAGACTTTATTTCCAGACTGCTTGTGAAGGAGAAAAG ctgccgGATGAGCGCCACGCAGTGCCTGAAGCACGAGTGGCTCAAcaacctccctgccaaggcCCAGAAGTGCAAGCTCCGCCTGaagtcccagctgctgctgcagagctacATGGCCCACAGGACATGGAAG AAACACTTTTATGTGGTGGCTGCTGCTAACAGGCTGAAGAGATTTCAGAGTATGTCTGTCAAGCTTGCATGA